The Anopheles coluzzii chromosome 2, AcolN3, whole genome shotgun sequence genome window below encodes:
- the LOC120952573 gene encoding uncharacterized protein LOC120952573, which yields MACESVCCAMLLLLVLAIVSPEVQSVGRPPFLGRREPPRTLQMIGSVNPRMLHKISADLQPDTSKVVHIQVPYYVDRPKQRPKKFQPWVLPPRNQRFASSGGGPPHHHFAPVQQQLHHPGPVPPFGGPFRESPFKAKPILPNEFLANPGPYDTPFVPVMKPSPVNPLPVEPAPPEIAFEPISILPLESPSFDTVRNHVRYLKQKQAAFFEGQGREFGLAGGGSVAPEELAYYGEHGGGSSVHNGDPDRDSERNTLSEHDFGQNDRKYDRRGKAHEVKEEEEDGEEDFYDSEGKQYRDDDFEDSRDEADRVAAFEPKKVYTQVRHREVVRHVPRSKEPEKEDEEEDQDEDQEDQDEHEDPKQSDDEDDEEEEDEDHQERHIERRPIRERINLQRKNIVYSEKGRQAHKFDHGSEESFGEFEENEKAKPKRRNRIKRSLDDREEPEMLPVQQESNRTSLVDVLAMMILGNDTLPPHAEALTDPRELHGEELIRFLDEAIQNTTQYLPDKRSDERTGVISIVSPPSNVVKFPYYTRPASEIDVDSALRYAENLTSFSNGLYGTKTTEGIECNEVDVELEEEPEPIEEGAEGFKPIRRLKGLGDKIDCLKRKHFGSEPLDNPLFREEFVGVPRKMYVPKGTTPAVPQQQQTQPNPAVAVYNDVIRHIKKHLASQQRRKNSKSDTEQDTLMIAVPRVLRLDRNDAQPASSGVHLKREARLVFPQANPLPLSNHISVPIFDISKFVPRFMMRPNEDLYSEDLLPAVTVPTTTPVPRLSSPKVRLQTLVRTAEQLAEGAVEVEEGVEKILLTTQHTPTGTVRDDIADAFDDVLTKPNQPPAPLPPIKPYSVVEQDASGPPEPTFNKSGPPYAALALEPPVAQSILKQRIAPLERNRLDVGKAKRSPVKMRKPRRPTVTRKKVLVFYT from the coding sequence ATGGCCTGTGAGAGTGTTTGCTGTGCGATGTTGCTATTGCTGGTGCTTGCGATCGTGTCCCCGGAGGTGCAGAGTGTAGGACGTCCCCCGTTTCTGGGTCGCCGAGAGCCACCGCGTACGCTGCAGATGATCGGTTCGGTCAACCCGCGGATGCTGCACAAGATCAGTGCCGATCTGCAGCCCGACACCTCCAAAGTCGTCCACATCCAGGTGCCGTACTACGTGGATCGGCCCAAGCAGCGGCCGAAAAAGTTCCAGCCCTGGGTGCTACCACCCCGCAACCAGCGGTTTGCGTCCTCCGGCGGTGGACCACCTCATCACCATTTCGCTCCGGTGCAGCAGCAACTTCACCATCCAGGGCCAGTACCTCCTTTTGGAGGTCCGTTCCGGGAATCGCCGTTCAAGGCGAAACCGATCCTGCCGAACGAGTTTCTCGCTAACCCGGGCCCGTACGATACACCCTTCGTGCCGGTCATGAAACCTAGCCCCGTTAATCCACTGCCGGTCGAGCCGGCCCCGCCGGAGATTGCGTTCGAGCCGATCAGCATACTGCCGCTGGAGTCGCCCTCCTTCGACACGGTGCGCAACCACGTGCGCTATCTGAAGCAGAAGCAGGCGGCGTTCTTCGAGGGGCAGGGTCGTGAGTTTGGGCTGGCGGGAGGTGGTTCGGTGGCACCGGAGGAGTTGGCGTACTACGGCGAGCATGGCGGTGGGTCGTCGGTGCACAATGGTGATCCGGATCGGGACAGCGAGCGGAACACACTGTCCGAGCATGACTTTGGGCAGAACGATCGGAAGTACGATCGGCGGGGGAAGGCGCACGAAgtgaaagaggaagaggaggacgGTGAGGAGGACTTTTACGACTCGGAGGGCAAGCAGTACCGGGACGATGATTTTGAAGATTCGCGGGACGAGGCGGACCGAGTGGCAGCCTTTGAGCCGAAGAAGGTGTACACGCAGGTGCGACATCGGGAGGTCGTACGACATGTGCCACGGTCGAAAGAACCTGAAAAGGAGGATGAAGAGGAGGATCAGGATGAGGATCAAGAAGATCAAGATGAGCATGAAGATCCCAAGCAATcagatgatgaagatgatgaggaagaggaggatgaAGATCACCAGGAACGTCACATCGAACGACGTCCAATCCGGGAGCGCATTAACCTCCAGCGCAAGAACATCGTGTACTCCGAGAAAGGGCGCCAGGCGCACAAGTTCGATCATGGTTCCGAGGAGTCGTTCGGTGAATTTGAAGAGAACGAGAAGGCAAAGCCAAAGCGTCGCAACCGTATAAAAAGATCTCTGGACGATCGGGAGGAGCCTGAGATGCTCCCAGTGCAACAAGAATCCAATAGGACCTCACTGGTGGACGTGCTAGCGATGATGATCCTCGGCAACGACACACTCCCACCGCACGCCGAAGCACTAACCGATCCGCGCGAACTGCACGGCGAAGAATTGATCCGCTTTCTGGACGAAGCGATCCAAAACACGACCCAGTACCTGCCCGACAAGCGGTCGGACGAGCGGACGGGCGTCATCAGCATCGTATCGCCGCCGAGCAATGTGGTCAAGTTCCCGTACTACACCCGCCCGGCAAGCGAGATCGATGTGGATTCTGCATTGAGGTACGCAGAAAACCTCACCAGCTTTAGCAACGGGCTTTATGGAACTAAAACAACCGAAGGGATTGAGTGTAACGAGGTGGATGTGGAGCTGGAGGAAGAACCGGAACCGATCGAAGAAGGCGCGGAAGGTTTCAAACCGATCCGACGACTGAAGGGACTGGGCGATAAGATCGATTGCCTGAAGCGGAAACACTTTGGCAGCGAGCCGCTCGATAATCCACTGTTTCGGGAGGAGTTTGTCGGCGTGCCGAGGAAGATGTACGTCCCTAAAGGCACTACGCCGGCCGtacctcagcagcagcaaacgcaacCGAACCCAGCCGTCGCCGTCTACAACGATGTCATCCGGCACATCAAGAAGCATCTGGCGAGCCAGCAGCGGCGCAAAAACTCCAAATCCGACACGGAGCAGGACACGCTAATGATAGCGGTGCCGCGTGTCCTCCGACTCGACCGCAACGATGCCCAACCGGCATCGTCCGGGGTGCATCTGAAGCGTGAGGCACGGCTGGTGTTCCCGCAAGCGAACCCACTGCCCCTCTCGAACCACATCAGCGTGCCGATCTTTGACATTAGCAAGTTTGTGCCACGGTTTATGATGCGCCCGAACGAGGATCTGTACAGTGAGGATTTGCTGCCCGCGGTTACTGTGCCAACAACGACACCGGTGCCACGGCTGAGCAGTCCCAAGGTGAGGCTGCAAACGCTGGTCCGCACGGCGGAACAGCTAGCCGAAGGTGCGGTTGAGGTGGAGGAAGGCGTGGAGAAGATCCTGCTGACGACACAGCACACCCCGACCGGTACGGTGCGGGACGACATTGCCGATGCGTTTGACGACGTGCTGACAAAGCCGAACCAACCGCCGGCCCCACTGCCCCCGATCAAGCCGTACAGTGTGGTGGAGCAGGACGCCAGTGGACCACCGGAGCCGACGTTCAACAAATCCGGCCCACCGTATGCAGCCCTCGCCCTGGAACCGCCGGTCGCGCAAAGCATCCTGAAGCAGCGCATTGCGCCACTCGAGCGCAACCGGCTCGACGTGGGCAAGGCGAAACGTTCGCCGGTGAAGATGCGCAAACCGCGGAGGCCTACGGTGACACGCAAGAAGGTGCTCGTGTTTTACACCTGA
- the LOC120953494 gene encoding uncharacterized protein LOC120953494, translated as MAPPAGTPRIDNRPPLMFVENVLKTAKMVRDVDRQWTIVRENKELMKRINQIYRTKGFLNVNYNYRVHQSLHSTARGRKARAIERQNQALLNRLLRRKATVDSNLPRRKRTPNWVQVDQLHRMAIEFWERTDRRLCQLSIELCPGVSFDAVNLGSGKLFRIYDGTLVVIRAGSVHSEEDLRAAYGTLRHLERGSFVKQVVDGREYYLITLRTIGRIADGKLVGRVKPSSMEKLDLINSYGSKFGRCKEPIYFDRVRS; from the exons ATGGCCCCGCCAGCGGGTACGCCCCGCATTGACAACCGGCCACCGCTGATGTTCGTAGAAAATGTGCTCAAAACGGCCAAGATGGTGCGGGACGTGGACCGCCAGTGGACGATCGTACGGGAAAACAAGGAGCTGATGAAACGCATCAATCAAATCTATCGCACCAAG GGCTTCCTAAACGTGAACTACAACTATCGCGTGCACCAGAGCCTCCACTCGACGGCCCGCGGGCGGAAGGCCCGCGCGATCGAGCGTCAAAATCAAGCCCTGCTCAATCGGCTGCTGCGCCGGAAGGCAACGGTGGACAGCAATTTGCCGCGCCGGAAGCGAACCCCCAACTGGGTGCAGGTCGATCAGCTGCACCGGATGGCGATCGAATTTTGGGAGCGCACCGATCGGCGCTTATGTCAGCTATCGATCGAGCTGTGCCCTGGGGTATCCTTCGATGCGGTAAACCTCGGCAGTGGGAAATTGTTTCGCATCTACGACGGCACGCTGGTGGTGATACGGGCGGGCAGTGTCCACTCGGAGGAGGATTTACGAGCGGCGTACGGTACGCTGCGGCACCTGGAGCGTGGCAGCTTCGTTAAGCAGGTGGTGGATGGGAGAGAATACTATCTCATTACGCTGCGAACGATTGGGCGGATCGCCGATGGGAAGCTGGTGGGGCGCGTGAAGCCAAGCTCGATGGAAAAGCTGGACCTGATCAACTCGTACGGGTCCAAGTTTGGCCGGTGCAAGGAGCCGATCTATTTCGATAGGGTTAGATCGTGA
- the LOC120952737 gene encoding homeobox protein Hox-D1, protein MASFKVTLFFALVALVAIVSAIPAPQQPAAARQPIEPRPAAAAEAADELEAGADDKDLKGASSFGYGYYGGYPGYYGYGYPGYSYSYGWGYPYYRYGGLYGGYWY, encoded by the exons ATGGCATCGTTCAAAGTA ACCCTGTTCTTCGCCCTCGTCGCCCTCGTTGCGATCGTGTCGGCCATCCCTGCCCCGCAGCAACCGGCCGCAGCCCGGCAACCGATCGAACCGCGCCCTGCAGCGGCCGCCGAAGCAGCGGACGAGCTGGAGGCCGGCGCCGACGACAAGGACCTGAAGGGGGCTTCCTCCTTCGGCTACGGCTACTACGGCGGCTACCCGGGATACTACGGATACGGCTATCCCGGCTACTCCTACAGCTATGGATGGG GCTACCCGTACTACCGCTACGGAGGACTGTACGGTGGATACTGGTACTAG